Proteins co-encoded in one Cricetulus griseus strain 17A/GY chromosome 10, alternate assembly CriGri-PICRH-1.0, whole genome shotgun sequence genomic window:
- the Rpl30 gene encoding 60S ribosomal protein L30 isoform X2 gives MVAAKKTKKSLESINSRLQLVMKSGKYVLGYKQTLKMIRQGKAKLVILANNCPALRKSEIEYYAMLAKTGVHHYSGNNIELGTACGKYYRVCTLAIIDPGDSDIIRSMPEQTGEK, from the exons atggtggcCGCCAAGAAGACG AAAAAGTCCCTGGAGTCCATCAACTCGAGGCTCCAGCTGGTGATGAAGAGCGGGAAGTACGTCCTGGGCTACAAACAGACGCTCAAGATGATCAGGCAGGGTAAAGCCAAGCTGGTCATCCTCGCCAACAACTGCCCGGCCCTGAG gaaatctgaaatagagTACTATGCCATGTTGGCTAAGACTGGGGTTCATCACTACAGTGGCAATAACATTGAATTGGGCACAGCATGTGGGAAATACTACAGAGTATGCACATTGGCTATCATTGACCCAG GTGACTCTGATATTATTAGAAGCATGCCAGAACAGACTGGTGAGAAGTAG